A genomic stretch from Centroberyx gerrardi isolate f3 chromosome 10, fCenGer3.hap1.cur.20231027, whole genome shotgun sequence includes:
- the rev1 gene encoding DNA repair protein REV1, whose protein sequence is MSRDGWTKKRANANDDNGWSSRGGYMAAKVSKLDEQFKLDAPREKQKEGACSNIFSGVAIYVNGYTDPNADELRRLMMLHGGQFHVYYSRSKTTHIIANNLPNSKIQELKGEKVVRPEWITESIKAGRLLSYLHYQLYAKQKGLSFPSVNLRQAQETAGPSHGLLQPSLHQNLQPPQGSIHRTVLNHEPSLSSRHNNSISSTSHNQLHPGNFHPQSIQHSPPARFINPQPSHLASIHPGPQHRHLNTEPRHYSPHTHPLSNPSTDAHQQNSSQSSPMPPHPSLQHRTLNHPQPQTSLSCSPLQSSYRELEVKLNGSLQTSLDLMSHSKMNGAQEWGSEDPCLVRAPQGVKEAPLTNGHTHPVNGALTLEDLSPITDQPPIDKDLPHCRLKSPENKATSPPVQHQTKPDPYDFPHSPPRQPNQSPVSPYRPSSQAANEQRPKPPPPTYQEAIAATESHPLPPQPQQPCQLDSIPEKTHPPPAFHSLSHSPVRLNGSHHNAFSSDPDSPKTNLLSSSTCPPDPPANKNSSSKSSAQLLAQTGGIISEFYSHSRYHQISTWRTGFSEYVNELHSRRRTVGGATFPGKDRLRKCVAQRSTDSQGTSAPVSVKSCILHVDMDCFFVSVGIRHRPELKGKPVAVTSNRGPGRVALRPGANPQLEQQYYQRKYTRGQPERKDEDLEGTPSPESPVSHANGVDQDTTALSMAEIASCSYEARQAGVRNGMFFGKAKQLCPSLQSVPYDFEAYKEVALTMYDILASYTHDIEALSCDEVLIDGSALLSELGISPEDLANAIRADIKEKTGCSASVGMGSNILLARLATRKAKPDGQYLLRSEEVDDFIRDLSVTSLPGVGPVMGRKLAAMGVRSCGDLQQVSLSQLQKGFGPRTGQTLFRFCRGLDDRPVRYEKERKSVSAEMNYNIRFTGVDEAECFLTNLSMEVQKRLQEAGLRGRRVTLKVMVRKAGAPVESAKYGGHGICDNIARTVMLAQSTDSGQLIASAVIKLLHAMKLQVQDLRGVGIQVQLLEGNHTAPQDSTGSRTRSIKDMLLGQGFTARSKNRAADTSNQEKTSSTTAPSSRSSSHALSPAEPVPGTSKDQQPASRQTPKHTRTRLNFSIEIPSPSQVDRSVLEALPAELREQVEQSWTHQEGRPSNPLRHSPSPQPSAPLLKPSSPHSRPTSPPPPPTASGPPLYVPPVGTLVLQIPNQPGQTGSTGIVLELPDFSQVDPDVFAALPKELQEELRSAYNRMENVQPQGKILEQRNPLLQLKQSGVGVGIGRVKRRYKRKNAVSPAKKGPSPLKRRHTGNSPAKTLPPSIKSREMINGLKTENGPSTSSSKQDIPEPLLKFIPRPAPALAGACDLTDIRTLLREWVTTISEPMEEDILQVVKYCTDLIEDKDLEKLDLIIKYMKRLMQQSVESVWSMAFDFILDNVQVVVQQAYGSTLKIT, encoded by the exons TCCTAATGCAGATGAGCTACGCAGACTGATGATGCTGCATGGAGGCCAATTCCATGTCTACTACTCTCGCTCCAAGACCACCCACATCATTGCCAATAATTTGCCCAACAGCAAAATTCAAGAGCTCAAAGGGGAGAAGGTCGTCCGGCCAGAGTGGATCACTGAAAG CATCAAGGCTGGGCGTCTCCTGTCCTACCTGCACTACCAACTGTATGCTAAACAGAAAGGCCTAAGCTTCCCTAGTGTGAATCTGCGCCAGGCCCAGGAGACCGCAGGGCCGAGCCATGGGCTGCTGCAGCCAAGCCTCCATCAAAACCTTCAACCTCCACAAGGCAGTATTCATCGCACTGTCCTCAACCATGAGCCGTCCTTATCCAGCCGCCATAATAACTCCATCTCTAGCACCAGCCACAATCAACTACACCCAGGCAACTTCCACCCTCAGTCCATCCAACACAGCCCCCCAGCTCGCTTCATCAACCCCCAGCCAAGCCACttagcatccatccacccaggcCCTCAACACAGGCACCTCAATACAGAGCCCAGGCActacagcccacacacacatcctctctccAACCCAAGCACTGACGCGCATCAGCAAAACTCCTCACAGTCTAGTCCCATGCCACCTCATCCCAGTCTCCAGCACCGGACACTTAACCACCCACAACCTCAGACCAGCTTGTCCTGCAGCCCCCTCCAGAGTAGCTACAGGGAACTGGAAGTAAAATT AAATGGATCATTGCAGACCTCATTGGACTTGATGAGCCATTCAAAAATGAATGGAGCGCAAGAGTGGGGCAGTGAAGATCCTTGTCTTGTCAGAGCCCCGCAGGGGGTGAAGGAGGCACCCCTGACCAACGGACACACTCACCCTGTTAATGGTGCCTTAACGCTTGAGGACTTGTCCCCTATTACGGATCAACCCCCCATAGACAAGGACCTGCCCCATTGCAGACTTAAGAGCCCAGAGAATAAAGCTACGAGTCCCCCAGTACAACACCAGACGAAACCTGACCCCTACGATTTTCCCCACAGCCCTCCAAGGCAGCCCAACCAATCCCCTGTCTCTCCATACCGACCCAGCTCACAAGCAGCCAATGAACAAAGACCCAAACCCCCACCACCCACCTACCAGGAGGCCATAGCAGCCACAGAATCCCATCCACTCCCACCACAGCCCCAGCAGCCCTGTCAGTTAGATTCAATTCCTGAAAAGACTCATCCTCCCCCTGCGTTCCACTCCCTTTCACACTCTCCTGTTCGACTGAACGGAAGTCACCACAATGCCTTTTCATCTGACCCCGACTCACCAAAAACAAACCTGTTATCATCCAGCACCTGTCCGCCTGATCCTCCCGCTAACAAGAACTCATCATCTAAGTCTTCAGCACAGCTGCTGGCGCAGACAGGTGGTATAATCTCTGAGTTCTACTCTCACTCGCGTTATCACCAAATCTCCACGTGGAGGACTGGTTTTTCTGAGTATGTCAACGAACTGCATAGCAGACGGCGAACAGTGGGGGGTGCCACCTTTCCTGGGAAAGATCGACTGAGGAAGTGTGTGGCCCAGCGCTCTACAGACAGTCAAG GTACGTCGGCACCAGTGAGTGTTAAGTCTTGTATTCTACATGTGGACATGGACtgtttctttgtgtctgtggGGATCAGACATCGACCAGAGCTCAAAG GGAAGCCTGTGGCTGTGACCAGTAACCGTGGGCCGGGTCGAGTGGCATTGAGACCTGGGGCCAATCCTCAACTGGAGCAGCAATACTACCAGAGGAAATACACTCGCGGTCAGCCAG agaggaaagatgaggaCCTAGAGGGAACTCCTTCACCAGAGAGTCCTGTCTCCCATGCCAATGGAGTAGACCAGGATACTACTGCACTCTCAATGGCAGAGATTGCTTCCTGCAGTTACGAGGCTAG GCAGGCGGGGGTGAGGAACGGGATGTTCTTTGGCAAGGCAAAACAGTTGTGTCCCTCGCTGCAGTCTGTCCCGTATGATTTTGAGGCCTACAAAGAGGTGGCTCTCACCATGTATGACATCCTGGCCAG TTATACCCATGACATCGAGGCGCTCagctgtgatgaagtgttgatagatggctctgctctgctgtcagaGTTGGGCATCAGCCCAGAAGATCTGGCCAACGCCATCAGAGCAGACATCAAAGAGAAAACGGGATGCTCTGCTTCAGTGGGCATGG GGTCCAACATCCTGTTGGCTCGGCTGGCGACCCGTAAGGCCAAGCCAGATGGGCAGTACCTCCTGAGGTCCGAGGAAGTGGATGATTTTATCAGGGACTTGTCTGTGACTAGCTTACCAG GTGTAGGGCCCGTTATGGGCCGCAAGCTGGCTGCTATGGGAGTGAGGTCATGTGGGGACCTCCAACAGGTGTCTCTGTCTCAGCTGCAGAAGGGGTTTGGACCCCGCACCGGACAGACACTCTTCCGCTTCTGCAGGGGCCTGGATGACCGGCCGGTCCGCtatgagaaggagaggaagtcTGTCTCAGCTGAGATGAATTACAACATCCGCTTCACTGGG GTTGATGAGGCAGAGTGTTTCCTGACCAACCTGTCCATGGAGGTGCAGAAGCGTCTCCAGGAGGCAGGGCTGCGGGGCCGCAGAGTGACCCTTAAGGTCATGGTTCGTAAGGCAGGAGCGCCAGTGGAGTCAGCTAAATACGGCGGTCATGGCATATGTGACAACATagccag GACTGTGATGTTGGCTCAGTCCACCGACAGTGGTCAGCTGATTGCCTCTGCGGTCATCAAGCTGTTACATGCCATGAAGCTGCAGGTTCAGGACCTGAGGGGAGTGGGCATCCAGGTGCAGCTTCTTGAGGGAAATCACACTGCCCCCCAGGACTCCACAGGCTCCCGGACACGCTCCATCAAAGACATGTTGCTAGGCCAGGGATTCACTGCCCGATCCAAAAACAGAG CTGCCGACACCTCAAATCAGGAAAAGACTTCCTCTACCACAGCCCCATCCTCACGCTCGTCTTCCCATGCCCTGTCCCCTGCCGAGCCGGTCCCGGGGACAAGCAAGGACCAACAACCAGCTTCCAGACAAACGCCAAAACACACTCGAACACGTCTCAACTTCAGTATCGAAATCCCCTCCCCTTCACAG GTGGATCGTTCTGTATTGGAGGCCTTGCCTGCAGAGCTGAGAGAGCAGGTGGAGCAGTCGTGGACTCATCAAGAAGGGAGACCCAGTAACCCCTTGCGCCATTCCCCCAGCCCACAGCCCTCTGCTCCACTTTTGAAGCCCTCCTCACCTCACTCTCGTCcaacctcccctcctcctccccctactGCTTCTGGTCCTCCACTGTACGTTCCGCCTGTTGGCACCTTGGTACTACAGATTCCAAACCAGCCAGGCCAGACAGGTTCAACGGGCATCGTACTGGAACTGCCCGACTTCTCACAG GTTGATCCGGATGTGTTTGCTGCTCTTCCCAAAGAGCTCCAGGAAGAACTGCGGTCTGCCTATAACCGCATGGAGAATGTCCAGCCCCAGGGAAAAATAT TGGAGCAAAGGAATCCCCTATTGCAGCTGAAACAGTCAGGAGTTGGAGTTGGCATTGGTCGGGTGAAGCGGCGCTACAAGAGGAAGAATGCAGTGAGTCCTGCTAAGAAAGGACCTTCCCCTCTGAAGAGGCGTCACACAGGAAACAGCCCAGCCAAAACCCTTCCACCCTCTATAAAATCGAGAGAAATGATCAACGGATTGAAG ACTGAAAACGGTCCCTCCACATCGTCCTCAAAACAAGACATCCCAGAGCCTCTGTTGAAGTTCATTCCCCGCCCCGCTCCGGCACTGGCTGGAGCCTGCGACCTGACCGACATCAGAACACTCCTCCGGGAATGGGTCACCACCATATCAG AACCCATGGAGGAGGATATCCTACAAGTGGTGAAGTACTGCACTGATCTGATTGAAGATAAAGACCTGGAAAAGCTGGATTTGAtcataaaatatatgaaaag GCTTATGCAGCAGTCGGTGGAGTCTGTGTGGAGCATGGCTTTTGACTTCATCCTAGACAACGTGCAGGTGGTGGTGCAGCAAGCTTACGGTAGCACCCTGAAGATAACATAA